The following proteins are encoded in a genomic region of Triticum dicoccoides isolate Atlit2015 ecotype Zavitan chromosome 1B, WEW_v2.0, whole genome shotgun sequence:
- the LOC119328767 gene encoding MAR-binding filament-like protein 1 — protein MGYHHLLVVSPPAQPPPPRRVSLPSRSPRGAVTAAASPDAVRSSSVVASSAATRRRAVLLVGISVFPLLRLRDAATSAVQPSAVDLVTDKMDIQMSEEMQPEETRAGPPQSEVKRPSPGNPFASLLNAIAVIASGLLAGLLGTTQREKKALQSAISSMEIKLAEDEAAMSLLRENYEKRLLDEQVAQKKQARMFQDEEASLLDQLASTKRTVKNLNEEVMKEKELVEQLKHETHDLEISIAQAEEDKHAFEENLRDKLETLDILHGKVNLLSQDVNDKEENITELSSSLSTKEGDYQSLHLIFNQTKESLEHANSRMEQLEKYVYAAKNDIKSKISSIDSLNEDVQTVYSAKSDAEEKISKLMKQYTKLEAASKTRASHDSELLSNKDGQLNQLEERLSTALSDSSEDRIIIVELNSELEANRTMLLNEVEVRKKLSDLVQSTEDALKESRNELFKLSEELNEVNISNHDLTTQISEFTNESNEVKQALTKKVEEAESVSKALLDELASVKEIHQKTQTNLEVTSNQLVSITEVHGELSKELLDAYKKLESTTDELVRERRINATLNRELEALVKQSQVESEARRALQADLDEATVSLNEVNESTLFLSNKLDNTVSRISAIKEEKEALSAALSEQKKSTAEAQKNMVDAQHLIKRLGMERENSEIRSTKLEEELATAKGEMLYLRRQITASGSQNADVLEASPTLNFNQSPEDRVPNTSSTDAVPPRSAKKIYRRRKDRP, from the exons ATGGGCTACCACCACCTCCTCGTCGTCTCGCCTCcggcgcagccgccgccgccgcggcgcgtCTCCCTACCCTCCCGCTCGCCGCGGGGGGCCGTCACAGCCGCTGCCTCGCCCGACGCCGtccgctcctcgtcggtggtggcaTCGTCGGCAGCCACGCGAAGGAGGGCCGTGCTCCTGGTCGGGATCTCCGTGTTCCCGCTCCTGCGCCTCCGTGACGCGGCGACCTCCGCCGTGCAGCCCTCAGCGGTCGATCTCGTCACTG ATAAAATGGACATTCAGATGTCTGAGGAAATGCAGCCTGAAGAAACTAGGGCTGGACCACCTCAGTCTGAGGTGAAAAGGCCATCTCCAGGGAATCCATTTGCAAGTCTCCTGAATGCAATTGCAGTTATTGCTTCTGGGCTTCTGGCTGGGCTTCTTGGTACTACTCAACGTGAAAAGAAGGCCTTGCAGTCAGCCATCTCATCT ATGGAGATCAAATTGGCTGAAGATGAGGCAGCGATGTCTTTGCTTAGAGAGAACTATGAGAAAAGGCTATTGGACGAACAAGTGGCACAGAAGAAACAAGCTAGGATGTTCCAGGACGAGGAAGCTTCTCTTCTTGATCAATTGGCTTCAACGAAGAGAACTGTAAAAAATTTAAATGAGGAAGTTATGAAGGAGAAGGAGCTAGTTGAACAGCTTAAACATGAAACACATGATCTTGAGATTAGCATTGCACAAGCAGAGGAAGACAAACATGCGTTTGAAGAAAATTTGAGGGACAAGTTGGAAACACTTGATATTTTACATGGCAAGGTAAATCTGCTTAGCCAAGATGTAAATGACAAGGAGGAAAACATTACAGAACTCAGTTCATCACTTTCAACCAAGGAAGGAGACTACCAGAGCCTGCACTTAATATTTAATCAGACTAAAGAGAGCCTGGAACATGCAAATTCTAGAATGGAGCAACTGGAGAAGTATGTTTATGcagctaaaaatgatataaaatcaaAGATATCCTCAATTGATTCATTGAATGAGGATGTCCAAACAGTGTACAGTGCAAAGAGTGATGCCGAGGAAAAAATAAGCAAGTTAATGAAACAGTACACGAAATTGGAAGCTGCTTCTAAGACGAGGGCCTCTCACGATTCTGAACTATTGTCCAATAAAGATGGTCAGCTCAATCAACTCGAAGAACGACTTTCTACTGCATTAAGTGATTCTAGTGAAGACAGAATTATAATTGTTGAGTTAAACAGTGAATTGGAAGCTAACAGAACAATGCTACTCAATGAAGTTGAGGTCCGGAAAAAATTGTCAGATCTTGTCCAGTCCACTGAAGATGCACTTAAAGAATCCAGAAATGAGTTGTTCAAACTGTCCGAAGAGCTTAATGAAGTAAATATATCAAACCATGACTTGACAACCCAGATTTCAGAATTCACAAATGAGTCTAATGAAGTGAAACAGGCTCTGACTAAGAAAGTAGAAGAAGCGGAATCAGTTTCTAAAGCTCTTTTAGATGAATTGGCCTCAGTGAAGGAGATACATCAAAAGACACAAACAAATCTTGAAGTCACCTCTAATCAATTGGTGTCTATTACAGAAGTGCATGGTGAACTTAGTAAAGAATTGCTGGATGCATATAAAAAGTTAGAGTCCACAACAGATGAGCTTGTTAGAGAACGAAGGATTAATGCTACTTTAAATAGGGAGCTTGAGGCATTGGTGAAACAGTcgcaggtggaatctgaagctagaAGAGCTCTTCAAGCAGACTTGGATGAGGCCACTGTTTCACTAAATGAGGTGAATGAGAGTACATTATTTCTGTCTAATAAGCTTGATAACACTGTTTCCAGGATTTCTGCTATTAAAGAAGAGAAAGAGGCTCTTTCAGCGGCTCTTTCGGAGCAAAAGAAAAGTACAGCCGAAGCTCAGAAAAATATGGTGGATGCTCAGCATCTTATTAAAAGGCTTGGGATGGAGAGAGAGAATAGTGAAATCAGGAGTACAAAGCTTGAAGAGGAATTGGCCACAGCAAAAGGTGAGATGTTATATCTGAGGAGGCAGATTACTGCAAGTGGGTCACAGAATGCAGATGTTTTGGAAGCAAGCCCAACACTAAATTTCAACCAATCTCCGGAAGATCGTGTTCCAAATACCAGTAGTACTGATGCTGTACCTCCTCGTTCTGCTAAGAAGATTTATAGGAGAAGAAAAGACAGACCATAA